One genomic segment of Vulgatibacter sp. includes these proteins:
- a CDS encoding outer membrane protein assembly factor BamD — protein MCTRLAATLLAALCIGLSGCASDGEVAPVSYRDSAQQMYEEGLEQLESGDYMQAIATFEAVRNRFPYASYAALAELRVGDAEFERGQYLAAIDVFKNFLKLHPSHPEADWAAFRIGESHYRAIPSDFFIFPPPSQRDTTEARAARTTLEDFLTAYPESKHVPRARELLEESLRILARHELYVGDFYASRDKWQGAASRYEYLLRTYPSVGYDAEATFKLVDALRKLEKPEEALAALQRYLDRHPDGSGVERARELMQELRGQP, from the coding sequence ATGTGCACCCGCCTCGCGGCCACGCTCCTGGCCGCCCTCTGCATCGGTCTCTCCGGCTGCGCCTCCGACGGCGAGGTCGCGCCCGTCTCCTACCGCGACAGCGCCCAGCAGATGTACGAGGAGGGCCTCGAGCAGCTCGAGTCGGGCGACTACATGCAGGCGATCGCCACCTTCGAGGCGGTCCGCAATCGCTTCCCCTACGCCTCCTATGCAGCGCTGGCGGAGCTGCGGGTGGGCGACGCGGAGTTCGAGCGCGGCCAGTACCTGGCGGCGATCGACGTCTTCAAGAACTTCCTCAAGCTCCACCCCTCCCATCCCGAAGCGGACTGGGCGGCGTTCCGGATCGGCGAGTCCCACTACCGGGCGATCCCCTCCGACTTCTTCATCTTCCCGCCGCCGAGCCAGCGCGACACCACCGAGGCCCGCGCCGCCCGCACCACGCTCGAGGATTTCCTCACCGCCTATCCCGAGAGCAAACACGTGCCGCGGGCCCGTGAACTCCTCGAGGAATCGCTGCGGATCCTCGCGCGGCACGAGCTCTACGTCGGCGACTTCTACGCCAGCCGCGACAAGTGGCAGGGCGCCGCCTCCCGTTACGAATACCTGCTCCGCACCTATCCGAGCGTGGGCTACGACGCAGAGGCGACCTTCAAGCTCGTCGACGCGCTCCGCAAGCTCGAGAAGCCCGAGGAGGCCCTCGCGGCGCTGCAGCGCTACCTCGATCGCCACCCGGACGGCAGCGGGGTGGAGCGGGCGCGGGAGTTGATGCAGGAGCTCCGCGGCCAGCCGTGA
- the clpP gene encoding ATP-dependent Clp endopeptidase proteolytic subunit ClpP, giving the protein MSYIPMPFVVEQTHRGERSYDIYSRLLKDRIIFLGTPVDDDVANVIIAQLLFLESEDPDKDINLYINSPGGSVTAGLAIYDTMQYVKPAVSTICMGQAASMGALLLSAGADGKRYALPHARIMIHQPMGGFSGQATDIDIQAKEILRLKQKLNEILVHHTKQPIERIEKDTDRDYFMGAGEAKEYGLIDQVYVRHHVPPGKEGK; this is encoded by the coding sequence ATGAGCTACATCCCGATGCCGTTCGTGGTCGAGCAGACGCACCGCGGCGAACGCTCCTACGACATCTATTCGCGCCTGCTGAAGGACCGGATCATCTTCCTCGGGACCCCCGTGGACGACGACGTGGCGAACGTCATCATCGCCCAGCTCCTCTTCCTGGAGTCCGAGGACCCGGACAAGGACATCAACCTCTACATCAACTCGCCGGGTGGCTCGGTGACCGCGGGCCTCGCGATCTACGACACCATGCAGTACGTGAAGCCGGCGGTTTCCACGATCTGCATGGGCCAGGCCGCCTCGATGGGCGCGCTGCTCCTCTCTGCCGGCGCCGACGGCAAGCGCTACGCGCTCCCCCACGCCCGGATCATGATCCACCAGCCGATGGGCGGCTTCTCCGGCCAGGCCACGGACATCGACATCCAGGCCAAGGAGATCCTCCGGCTGAAGCAGAAGCTGAACGAGATCCTCGTCCACCACACCAAGCAGCCCATCGAGCGGATCGAGAAGGACACCGACCGCGACTACTTCATGGGCGCCGGCGAGGCCAAGGAATACGGCCTGATCGACCAGGTCTACGTCCGCCACCACGTTCCGCCCGGCAAGGAAGGCAAGTAG
- a CDS encoding prolipoprotein diacylglyceryl transferase — MIPYFEVPPLSLGPLELHAFGALAALGIYVGARLAAKAARTIGPGDDLPIVEAAPWMVVGGVIGGHLVHVLGYHPEILATEGWTSLLKVWDGLSSMGGVLGGLITIVLFFRWKRWRLIPSLNALALGIAPGWGIARLGCFAAHDHKGTLTDFPLAVAFPGGARHDLGLYEAVLLFAIAGVLWLLARKPRPEGFLMGVLAIAYAVPRFFMDFLRATDLPFSDGRIAGLTPAQYTAFLLVGIGTWLLVRSRNLPAMTVERRAEQESAAAA; from the coding sequence ATGATCCCCTACTTCGAAGTTCCGCCCCTCTCCCTCGGCCCCCTCGAGCTCCACGCCTTCGGCGCCCTCGCCGCGCTGGGCATCTACGTGGGCGCCCGCCTCGCGGCGAAGGCCGCGCGGACCATCGGCCCCGGCGACGACCTGCCCATCGTCGAGGCGGCCCCCTGGATGGTGGTCGGCGGCGTGATCGGCGGCCACCTCGTCCACGTCCTCGGCTACCACCCGGAGATCCTCGCCACCGAGGGTTGGACCTCGCTGCTCAAGGTCTGGGACGGCCTCTCCTCGATGGGCGGCGTGCTCGGCGGCCTGATCACCATCGTGCTCTTCTTCCGCTGGAAGCGGTGGCGGCTGATCCCCTCCTTGAACGCCCTCGCCCTCGGCATCGCGCCGGGCTGGGGCATCGCCCGCCTGGGCTGCTTCGCCGCCCACGATCACAAGGGCACGCTCACCGACTTCCCCCTGGCCGTGGCCTTCCCGGGCGGCGCCCGCCACGACCTTGGCCTCTACGAGGCGGTGCTCCTCTTCGCCATCGCCGGCGTGCTCTGGCTGCTCGCCAGGAAGCCGCGCCCCGAGGGCTTCCTCATGGGGGTGCTCGCCATCGCCTACGCGGTGCCGCGCTTCTTCATGGACTTCCTCCGGGCCACCGATCTGCCCTTCTCCGACGGGCGCATCGCCGGGCTCACCCCCGCGCAGTACACCGCCTTCCTCCTCGTGGGGATCGGCACCTGGCTGCTGGTGCGCTCGCGCAACCTCCCCGCGATGACGGTGGAGCGGCGGGCAGAGCAGGAAAGCGCCGCAGCGGCCTGA
- the tig gene encoding trigger factor, with protein MKVNVETVSPVEKKLLIEVDADRVSNELERAYRGLSRSVRVPGFRQGKVPRRILEARYKDQVEQDVVQHLVEHTWREAVDEQDLFPVAQPVVSPERLEQGKPFKYEARVEVKPEVTAKDYKGLEYTGTEPKVTDEMVNDELARIQESLAQLQPIEDRQTAQVGDYAIIDHEGFLGEESIEGGKGTDVTVKVDEGSLLEGSAPMLAGKNVGETVDATVEFPPDYQDEKVRGKAATFKLTLKSLKRRDVPALDDELAKDLGGEAKTLDELKAKIREGLDTAEKQRADRENREGLLKALVEKNPIEVPKALVERGIDMMVAGAAERFQRQGLDIRQMGLDFRKIREDLREKATQEVKAALLLEAIAGQEGVEVSDSDLADHYAKLATEVNMPEAKVRAHFEKDAAEMNALKNRLREEKTVALLQREAKVTG; from the coding sequence ATGAAGGTCAATGTCGAGACCGTCTCCCCGGTCGAGAAGAAGCTCCTGATCGAGGTCGATGCCGACCGCGTCTCCAACGAGCTCGAGCGCGCCTACCGGGGGCTCTCCCGCAGCGTGCGCGTGCCCGGCTTCCGCCAGGGCAAGGTGCCCCGCCGGATCCTCGAGGCCCGCTACAAGGACCAGGTCGAGCAGGACGTGGTGCAGCACCTCGTCGAGCACACCTGGCGCGAGGCGGTGGACGAGCAGGACCTCTTCCCCGTGGCGCAGCCGGTGGTCTCCCCCGAGCGCCTCGAGCAGGGCAAGCCGTTCAAGTACGAGGCCCGCGTCGAGGTGAAGCCCGAGGTCACCGCGAAGGATTACAAGGGCCTGGAGTACACGGGCACCGAGCCGAAGGTCACCGACGAGATGGTGAACGACGAGCTCGCCCGCATCCAGGAGAGCCTCGCCCAGCTCCAGCCCATCGAGGACCGCCAGACCGCCCAGGTGGGTGATTACGCGATCATCGATCACGAGGGCTTCCTCGGCGAGGAGTCGATCGAGGGTGGCAAGGGCACCGACGTCACGGTCAAGGTCGACGAGGGCTCGCTCCTCGAGGGCAGCGCCCCGATGCTCGCCGGCAAGAACGTGGGCGAGACCGTCGACGCCACCGTCGAGTTCCCGCCCGACTACCAGGACGAGAAGGTCCGCGGGAAGGCCGCCACCTTCAAGCTCACCCTGAAGAGCCTGAAGCGGCGCGACGTCCCGGCCCTCGACGACGAGCTCGCCAAGGATCTCGGCGGCGAGGCCAAGACCCTCGACGAGCTCAAGGCGAAGATCCGCGAGGGGCTCGACACCGCCGAGAAGCAGCGCGCCGACCGCGAGAACCGCGAAGGCCTGCTCAAGGCGCTGGTCGAGAAGAATCCGATCGAGGTGCCCAAGGCCCTCGTCGAGCGCGGCATCGACATGATGGTCGCCGGCGCCGCCGAGCGCTTCCAGCGCCAGGGGCTCGACATCCGCCAGATGGGGCTCGATTTCCGCAAGATCCGCGAGGATCTGCGCGAGAAGGCGACCCAGGAGGTCAAGGCGGCGCTGCTGCTCGAGGCCATCGCCGGGCAGGAGGGCGTCGAGGTCTCCGACTCCGACCTCGCCGACCACTACGCGAAGCTGGCCACCGAGGTGAACATGCCCGAGGCGAAGGTCCGGGCCCACTTCGAGAAGGACGCCGCCGAGATGAACGCGCTCAAGAACCGTCTGCGTGAAGAAAAGACGGTTGCGCTCCTGCAGCGCGAGGCGAAGGTTACCGGCTAG
- the rph gene encoding ribonuclease PH, giving the protein MRKSGRGPRDLRNVEIIPHYLRHPEGSALVAFGDTRVIVTASVEEKVPFHLKESGRGWVTAEYGMLPRATHTRSGREAARGKQGGRTLEIQRLIGRSLRAATDTTRLGTMTLTLDCDVIQADGGTRTAAITGAYVALALAVRKLRADGKIKKDPLLAPVAAVSVGVINGTPMLDLDYDEDSTAEVDMNVVANAAGEIIEVQGTAEGKPFARGTLDQLVDLGLEGIGRLVEAQRKALEG; this is encoded by the coding sequence ATGCGCAAGAGCGGCCGCGGCCCGCGGGATCTCCGCAACGTCGAAATCATCCCCCACTACCTGCGCCACCCCGAGGGTTCGGCCCTGGTCGCCTTCGGCGACACCCGGGTGATCGTCACCGCCTCGGTGGAGGAGAAGGTGCCCTTCCACCTCAAGGAGAGCGGCCGCGGCTGGGTCACCGCCGAGTACGGGATGCTCCCGCGCGCCACCCACACCCGCAGCGGCCGCGAGGCGGCCCGCGGCAAGCAGGGCGGGCGCACCCTCGAGATCCAGCGGCTCATCGGCCGCTCGCTCCGTGCCGCCACCGACACCACACGGCTCGGCACCATGACCCTCACCCTCGACTGCGACGTGATCCAGGCGGACGGCGGCACCCGCACCGCTGCGATCACCGGCGCGTACGTGGCGCTGGCCCTGGCGGTGCGCAAGCTCCGCGCCGACGGGAAGATCAAGAAGGACCCGCTGCTCGCCCCGGTGGCGGCGGTCTCGGTCGGCGTGATCAACGGCACCCCGATGCTCGACCTCGACTACGACGAGGACTCCACCGCCGAGGTCGACATGAACGTGGTCGCCAACGCCGCCGGCGAGATCATCGAGGTGCAGGGCACCGCGGAGGGCAAGCCCTTCGCCCGCGGCACCCTCGACCAGCTCGTCGATCTCGGCCTCGAGGGGATCGGCCGCCTCGTCGAGGCGCAGCGCAAGGCGCTCGAGGGATGA
- the rdgB gene encoding RdgB/HAM1 family non-canonical purine NTP pyrophosphatase, translated as MKLLVASGNKKKLAELQELAQGLTVEVVSPASLGKELPEVEEDGATFAANARKKALAFATAFGIPTIADDSGLCVDALGGAPGVYSARYSGEEPVPDRDARNNEKLLRALRDVPAALRGASFHCALCLAFPDGTTREVEGRWPGQVAFSPRGANGFGYDPLFLLPSQGKTSAELSTEEKHRQSHRGRAMQAMRPVLEALLGNEAGPHEA; from the coding sequence GTGAAGCTGCTGGTCGCCTCCGGCAACAAGAAGAAGCTGGCCGAGCTGCAGGAGCTGGCGCAGGGGCTGACGGTGGAGGTGGTCTCGCCGGCGTCGCTGGGCAAGGAGCTCCCCGAGGTGGAGGAGGACGGCGCCACCTTCGCCGCGAACGCGCGGAAGAAGGCGCTCGCCTTCGCCACGGCCTTCGGGATCCCCACCATCGCCGACGATTCGGGGCTCTGCGTCGACGCCCTCGGCGGCGCGCCGGGCGTCTACAGCGCCCGCTACTCCGGCGAGGAGCCGGTGCCGGATCGCGACGCGCGCAACAACGAGAAGCTCCTCCGGGCGCTGCGCGACGTGCCCGCGGCGTTGCGGGGCGCCTCGTTCCACTGCGCGCTCTGCCTCGCCTTCCCCGACGGCACCACCCGCGAGGTGGAGGGGCGCTGGCCCGGGCAGGTGGCCTTCTCGCCCCGGGGCGCCAACGGCTTCGGCTACGACCCGCTCTTCCTCCTGCCATCGCAGGGGAAGACCTCCGCCGAGCTCTCCACCGAGGAGAAGCACCGGCAGAGCCACCGGGGCAGGGCGATGCAGGCGATGCGGCCGGTGCTCGAGGCGCTGCTCGGGAACGAAGCAGGCCCCCACGAGGCGTAG
- a CDS encoding DUF4388 domain-containing protein translates to MGTGSKAYALKFISGKYQGGEFPLKADKEIVVGRSADLDMVLVEDMVSRKHARLVSSGGKVVIADLGSTNGTFVNGQRVDELELKEGDRILIGTSILKLVVQGDGARSIDAQAMKSGMGHATHFAGSGVMSGRIDEVSIPDLLQLFGASHKTGVLIVTSAGRQGRIYLRQGKVFYAVIDENHDVGPEKSFYRIVTWDSGTFELARPEETDFLVELEDSTESLLMEAMRQLDEMKRLELPSRETNLALHVPMARPLRELEGELLDVVQLVLEEGSVGGVLDKAPGSDLEIAAVLKKLIDANVVRRA, encoded by the coding sequence GTGGGCACAGGCAGCAAGGCGTACGCGCTCAAGTTCATCTCCGGCAAATACCAGGGCGGCGAATTTCCCCTGAAGGCCGACAAGGAGATCGTCGTCGGCCGATCCGCCGATCTCGACATGGTCCTCGTCGAGGACATGGTCAGCCGCAAGCACGCGCGGCTCGTCTCCTCCGGCGGCAAGGTGGTCATCGCCGACCTCGGCTCCACCAACGGCACCTTCGTCAACGGCCAGCGGGTCGACGAGCTGGAGCTGAAGGAGGGCGACCGCATCCTCATCGGCACCTCGATCCTGAAGCTCGTGGTGCAGGGCGACGGCGCCCGGTCGATCGACGCCCAGGCGATGAAGAGCGGCATGGGCCACGCCACCCACTTCGCCGGCAGCGGCGTGATGAGCGGCCGGATCGACGAGGTCTCGATCCCCGATCTGCTCCAGCTCTTCGGCGCCTCCCACAAGACCGGCGTGCTGATCGTCACCTCGGCGGGACGCCAGGGCCGGATCTACCTGCGCCAGGGCAAGGTCTTCTACGCGGTGATCGACGAGAACCACGACGTCGGCCCCGAGAAGTCCTTCTACCGGATCGTCACCTGGGACAGCGGCACCTTCGAACTCGCCCGTCCCGAGGAGACCGACTTCCTCGTCGAGCTCGAGGACAGCACCGAATCGCTGCTCATGGAGGCGATGCGCCAGCTCGACGAGATGAAGCGCCTCGAGCTGCCCTCCCGCGAGACCAACCTCGCGCTCCACGTGCCGATGGCCCGGCCCCTGCGCGAGCTCGAAGGCGAGCTCCTCGACGTGGTGCAGCTGGTCCTCGAGGAGGGCTCCGTCGGCGGCGTCCTCGACAAGGCGCCCGGCAGCGACCTCGAGATCGCCGCGGTACTCAAGAAGCTGATCGACGCCAACGTCGTCCGCCGCGCCTGA
- the selD gene encoding selenide, water dikinase SelD — protein sequence MPDAEKLRLTRYSHGAGUACKLRPAELAQVLRRLPMIDDPRVLVGSRTSDDAAVYRLDAKTALVSTVDFFTPIVDDPRDFGRIAAANAFSDVYAMGARPLFALSIVGFPRDDLPLDVLHRILAGACDVAREAKAPIVGGHSIDDKEPKFGLAVTGIVHPKKVRSNAGGRAGDVLVLTKPLGTGVVTTGIKRGLATAREAREVTKLMRTLNRAGAEVLAPVCTALTDVTGFGLLGHLKNVCAASRVGARIDAAAVPFLPAARRLAAEGVVPGGTRANLAFYAKWARFGAGVDEATRLLLADAQTNGGLLAAVPPRKLRAVLAALPTAAAIGELAPGPVRIRVA from the coding sequence ATGCCCGACGCCGAGAAGCTCCGGCTCACCCGCTACAGCCACGGCGCCGGGTGAGCCTGCAAGCTCCGCCCGGCGGAGCTGGCGCAGGTCCTGCGCCGCCTTCCGATGATCGACGATCCCCGGGTCCTCGTGGGTAGCCGCACGAGCGACGACGCGGCCGTGTACCGTCTCGACGCGAAGACCGCGCTGGTGAGCACGGTCGATTTCTTCACGCCGATCGTCGACGACCCGCGGGACTTCGGCCGGATCGCCGCAGCCAACGCCTTCAGCGACGTCTACGCGATGGGCGCACGGCCGCTCTTCGCCCTCTCGATCGTGGGCTTCCCCCGGGACGACCTGCCCCTCGACGTGCTCCACCGGATCCTCGCCGGCGCCTGCGACGTGGCGCGGGAGGCGAAGGCGCCCATCGTCGGCGGCCACTCCATCGACGACAAGGAGCCGAAATTCGGCCTCGCCGTCACCGGCATCGTCCATCCGAAGAAGGTGCGCTCCAACGCAGGCGGCAGGGCGGGGGACGTGCTCGTCCTCACCAAGCCCCTCGGCACCGGCGTGGTCACCACCGGGATCAAGCGGGGCCTCGCCACCGCCCGCGAGGCCCGCGAGGTGACGAAGCTGATGCGCACCTTGAACCGCGCCGGCGCCGAGGTGCTGGCGCCCGTCTGCACCGCCCTCACCGACGTCACCGGCTTCGGGCTCCTCGGCCACCTGAAGAACGTCTGCGCCGCCAGCAGGGTCGGCGCCCGGATCGACGCTGCAGCCGTGCCCTTCCTCCCTGCTGCGCGCAGGCTCGCGGCGGAGGGCGTCGTTCCCGGCGGCACCAGGGCCAACCTCGCCTTCTATGCGAAGTGGGCGCGCTTCGGCGCCGGCGTGGACGAGGCGACGCGGCTCCTCCTCGCCGACGCCCAGACCAACGGCGGCCTCCTCGCCGCGGTGCCGCCGCGCAAGCTCAGGGCGGTGCTCGCGGCGCTCCCGACCGCAGCCGCCATCGGCGAGCTGGCCCCGGGTCCGGTGCGGATCCGGGTGGCGTAG
- a CDS encoding N-acetylmuramoyl-L-alanine amidase, with the protein MRIRRIFTTLALAAAALAAPLDAAAARPDGSLVVVVDPGHGGDKDGAIGPGGLKEKEVALAISLRLEAALREAGHEVILTRRDDTGLDLGPRIQLANERGADLFVSVHANSMPTAEARARTSGIETYFLSPDATDEAAAAVAQKENSDDAAANAPKELGAVGMILADLARSEAHVNSSQLAYVLHEAIVKGTGGHDRGVRQAPFFVLEGAQMPAVLLEVGYISHRTEARRLADAEQQERIARAVARGIERFRRDVLQKQARSTLGGKPGAAALQP; encoded by the coding sequence ATGAGGATCCGCCGCATCTTCACCACCCTGGCCCTCGCCGCAGCGGCGCTCGCAGCGCCCCTGGACGCCGCCGCGGCGCGCCCGGACGGCTCGCTGGTGGTGGTGGTCGATCCGGGGCACGGCGGCGACAAGGACGGGGCGATCGGCCCCGGCGGCCTCAAGGAGAAGGAGGTCGCCCTGGCGATCTCCCTGCGCCTCGAGGCGGCGCTCCGCGAGGCGGGCCACGAGGTCATCCTCACCCGCCGCGACGACACCGGCCTCGACCTCGGGCCGCGGATCCAGCTCGCCAACGAGCGCGGCGCCGATCTCTTCGTCAGCGTGCACGCCAACTCGATGCCCACCGCCGAGGCGCGGGCCCGCACGAGCGGCATCGAGACCTACTTCCTCTCCCCCGACGCCACCGACGAGGCTGCAGCAGCGGTGGCGCAGAAGGAGAACAGCGACGACGCAGCGGCGAACGCGCCGAAGGAGCTGGGCGCGGTGGGAATGATCCTCGCCGACCTCGCCCGCTCCGAAGCGCACGTCAATTCGTCGCAGCTCGCCTACGTCCTCCACGAGGCGATCGTCAAAGGCACCGGAGGCCACGATCGCGGCGTGCGCCAGGCGCCCTTCTTCGTGCTCGAGGGCGCGCAGATGCCGGCGGTCCTCCTCGAGGTCGGCTACATCTCCCACCGCACCGAGGCCAGGCGCCTCGCCGACGCCGAGCAGCAGGAGCGGATCGCCCGGGCCGTGGCCCGCGGCATCGAGCGCTTCCGCCGCGACGTGCTCCAGAAGCAGGCCCGCTCCACCCTGGGCGGCAAGCCTGGCGCCGCTGCGCTCCAGCCGTAG
- a CDS encoding regulatory protein RecX, with the protein MEEQRRPRRRSSYAGDGVAQRRRPAAAGAGPARRERKKREPLGDRYEPALELSFAYIAARPRSEAEVRRRLARAEAAPATIDRVIERLGELRYLDDAAFARARAGSLARRGFGPRAIAVKLSQAGVRGEAARQGTSAGIGEDERELARAALEKRLKGRAFAALDRKEQARLARWLAGRGFSPGAVRAACERAGSFDPDSSDV; encoded by the coding sequence ATGGAGGAGCAGCGGCGGCCCCGCCGCCGTTCGAGCTACGCCGGCGACGGCGTGGCCCAGCGGCGGCGCCCTGCTGCGGCCGGGGCCGGCCCCGCACGGCGGGAGCGCAAGAAGCGCGAGCCCCTGGGCGATCGCTACGAGCCCGCCCTCGAGCTCTCCTTCGCCTACATCGCCGCGCGGCCCCGCAGCGAGGCGGAGGTGCGCCGGCGCCTCGCCCGCGCCGAGGCGGCGCCAGCGACCATCGATCGGGTGATCGAGCGGCTCGGCGAGCTCCGCTACCTGGACGACGCCGCCTTCGCCAGGGCCCGTGCCGGCAGCCTCGCCAGGCGCGGCTTCGGCCCGCGGGCGATCGCCGTGAAGCTCTCGCAGGCGGGGGTTCGCGGCGAGGCCGCCCGGCAGGGCACGAGCGCGGGGATCGGCGAGGACGAGCGGGAGCTGGCCCGGGCCGCTCTGGAGAAGCGCCTCAAGGGCAGGGCCTTCGCCGCCCTCGACCGCAAGGAGCAGGCGCGGCTCGCCCGGTGGCTTGCAGGCAGGGGGTTCTCCCCCGGCGCGGTGCGGGCCGCCTGCGAGCGCGCCGGATCGTTTGACCCGGATTCTTCGGACGTGTAG
- a CDS encoding DNA-methyltransferase → MSGHEGCGQVIHGENLAVLRELPDGCAQLVYVDPPFNTGQKQKREVLRTVRDPEGDRTGFGGVRYRTEKLSSASYGDRFDDYLGFLEPRLREARRLLAPSGSLYVHLDYREVHYVKVLLDGIFGRDCFVNEIVWAYDYGARSKKRWPAKHDNILFYAKEPAGYFFDIEAVDRIPYLAPGLVGPEKAARGKLPTDTWWHTIVSPTGREKTGYPTQKPVGILERIVRASSRPGDLVIDFFAGSGTTGEAALRHGRRFLLVDENPAAIEVMRRRFAPSGDEVRFLVHGQGAPA, encoded by the coding sequence ATGTCCGGACACGAAGGCTGCGGCCAGGTCATCCACGGCGAGAATCTGGCGGTGCTGCGCGAGCTGCCCGACGGCTGCGCGCAGCTGGTCTACGTCGATCCGCCCTTCAACACCGGCCAGAAGCAGAAGCGCGAGGTGCTGCGGACCGTGCGTGATCCCGAAGGGGATCGCACCGGCTTCGGCGGCGTGCGCTACCGCACCGAGAAGCTCTCCTCCGCCTCCTACGGCGACCGCTTCGACGACTACCTGGGCTTCCTCGAGCCGCGACTGCGGGAGGCGCGGCGGCTGCTCGCCCCGAGCGGCTCGCTCTACGTGCACCTCGACTACCGCGAGGTGCACTACGTGAAGGTGCTCCTCGACGGGATCTTCGGGCGGGACTGCTTCGTGAACGAGATCGTCTGGGCCTACGACTACGGCGCCCGGTCGAAGAAGCGCTGGCCCGCCAAGCACGACAACATCCTCTTCTACGCGAAGGAGCCCGCCGGCTACTTCTTCGACATCGAGGCGGTGGACCGAATCCCCTACCTGGCGCCCGGGCTGGTGGGACCGGAGAAGGCGGCCCGGGGCAAGCTCCCCACCGACACCTGGTGGCACACCATCGTCAGCCCCACGGGCAGGGAGAAGACGGGTTATCCCACGCAGAAGCCGGTGGGGATCCTCGAGCGGATCGTGCGGGCCTCCTCGCGCCCCGGGGACCTGGTGATCGATTTCTTCGCGGGAAGCGGCACCACCGGCGAGGCGGCGCTCCGCCACGGCAGGCGCTTCCTCCTCGTGGACGAGAACCCCGCGGCGATCGAGGTGATGCGCAGGCGCTTCGCCCCCAGCGGGGACGAGGTCCGCTTCCTCGTGCACGGGCAGGGCGCCCCCGCGTGA